A part of Meleagris gallopavo isolate NT-WF06-2002-E0010 breed Aviagen turkey brand Nicholas breeding stock chromosome 28, Turkey_5.1, whole genome shotgun sequence genomic DNA contains:
- the WDR77 gene encoding methylosome protein 50 yields the protein MPQAARRVRAGPGLREEERSSPRPGARGEAGPPLCPAGAVELWELDEKETLIVNKFCKYEHDDMVEAVDVLAGSTRAVSGGRDFSVKVWDLPQQAVLHSYRAHSDAVTCVAACPGKDTIFLSCAEDERILLWDTRCPKPATRIVCSACNYLPTSVLWHPQESDIFALGDESGTVALVDTKNPDSALSSIVHARRVTGFAFSAHSSPLLASISEDCTVAVLNSDLSEVFRSRSHRDFVKGLSWSPSDDALLTTVGWDHQVLHHTVPIPTGEASGINCVKE from the exons ATGCCGCAGGCAGCGAGGAGGGTGCGCGCAGGGCCGGGGCTgcgggaggaggaaagaag TTCCCCCCGTCCCGGTGCCCGCGGTGAGGCGGGGCCCCCGCTGTGCCCCGCAGGCGCCGtggagctgtgggagctggACGAGAAGGAGACCCTCATCGTCAATAAGTTCTGTAAGTATGAGCACGACGACATGGTGGAGGCGGTGGACGTCCTGGCGGGCAGCACGCGGGCGGTCAGCGGCGGAAGAGACTTCAG TGTGAAGGTGTGGGACCTCCcgcagcaggctgtgctgcactcCTACAGAG CTCACTCCGATGCAGTGACATGTGTGGCTGCCTGTCCTGGTAAGGACACCATCTTCCTGTCCTGCGCTGAG GATGAAAGAATATTACTGTGGGACACCAGATGCCCCAAACCAGCTACTCGAATTG TTTGCAGTGCCTGTAATTACCTCCCTACCTCAGTCCTGTGGCATCCACAGGAAAGTGACATCTTTGCTTTAG GTGATGAAAGTGGAACAGTTGCACTAGTAGACACAAAGAATCCTGATTCTGCCCTCAGCTCCATTGTGCATGCCCGACGCGTTACGGGCTTTGCATTTTCTGCACATAG TTCACCTTTGCTGGCTTCCATCAGTGAAGATTGTACAGTAGCTGTTCTCAACTCAGACCTTTCAGAGGT GTTCAGAAGCCGTTCTCATCGAGACTTTGTAAAAGGTTTATCGTGGTCTCCTTCAGACGATGCCTTGCTCACTACAGTTGGATGGGATCATCAGGTTTTACATCACACTGTCCCCATACCAACTGGTGAAGCTTCCGGAATCAACTGTGTAAAAGAATAG
- the C28H6orf132 gene encoding LOW QUALITY PROTEIN: uncharacterized protein C6orf132 homolog (The sequence of the model RefSeq protein was modified relative to this genomic sequence to represent the inferred CDS: inserted 1 base in 1 codon) → HNKPFPVLSEARCCPALFSCCPECSAAANCPFFLSGDVIEVYYGDNRFGTMTDSGTATLKPRPRVRPLLTFLPLNAQESHGVAVPTPSVPDDFEEKAASDSGSQMNGNYRMYSSVGDLRPQALEREDEDEDIPPPPSVPPPPPPTAQVLTPPPPAPPAPPPPEALPPPPPLPPPEAVPPPPAVAPPPPPEPTLPSPITPAPPDFIPPAPPLSKAPAPFSNGISKWKSETVLNTRQVDDEGPLCPAETKVPAXPSAEESPQPPKQCPEPHLTFPRSFKVPPPAPTRSSSIPMQDSQPSHIEPFTRQPHARPPLPPCFTIRPAAKVHGGEAKERNPPLRQPVTKAAPPPLSPKPGVVLSSRTSVPNSEPKNLQPKTDTRDSPPKSEVITANDLELPPPDYPLCEDNWKDPSSLSQLQHELSALLRSPRRDERQPEGPAAPQPINGSTNHTGSHGSDGARLVGKALSSPTGEERERREGPGSSPSTVGGHPGAAQPAVESSPTAQPHSVKKIRSELEAVFSLKKERKPALGLGGEKQSPEDGGSASRSGLSPPDPSDTVLPKPALSSLPAPAAAAVVEKKTEQEKHPAPIVPAADKAMESSTPAPCSPDSSVSPPGPPQRAVEEAPAPPIPSPPISPAPQPNTNIFQYKVHRAGAGEAEPACPPSLASSPPEVLGTGQEEVLIHPVTGERVERGSPMALLLAARQRAQRGRQGSDAGGLPRARPHTKFGSSASETTSSTTFYRHESKPYSFTVVPRPSAAQSKPLSFSSSSEQGQAVGNGQHPGEQRAAASSLLRGLLEQGQPKNPNPPRHAMSGEEEENGEAVLDYTIIPPPPEFSNEADEVGGIPQSREENHKCSSFPECSRGSDAPRYFRWPGYGRSYGYGSSQEPSEHSRRNGDLAPPRPDYSSTAGYLSQGPSSRPLIKKRLYVSEPEHSYPRSAARGTGLTSYGSGAYSSSAGDAARRLSSAHWNGPGSAQGRRTSIDSAGKAGPYGGADAKYKGQNGDFLVAGRPAHGSSQYGGPTNTFTVRPGARQPISYTYQSGHR, encoded by the exons CACAACAAACCCTTCCCAGTGCTTTCTGAAGCGAGGTGCTGCCCAGCGCTGTTTTCCTGCTGCCctgaatgcagtgctgctgctaactgtcctttcttcctctcaggGGATGTGATTGAAGTGTATTATGGTGACAATCGCTTTGGGACGATGACCGACTCTGGAACTGCAACGTTGAAGCCTCGTCCCAGAGTGCGGCCGCTGCTGACATTCCTGCCCCTG AACGCCCAGGAATCCCATGGGGTGGCTGTGCCAACACCATCAGTGCCGGATGACTTTGAGGAAAAGGCAGCTTCTG ACTCCGGCTCCCAGATGAACGGGAACTACCGAATGTACAGCTCAGTGGGGGACCTGCGCCCACAGGCTCTCGAGagggaagatgaggatgaggacATCCCTCCACCACCATCAGTGCCCCCACCACCCCCTCCAACAGCTCAGGTGCTCACACCACCACCTCCAGCCCCACCGGCTCCTCCACCACCCGAAGCACTGCCACCGCCGCCGCCGCTGCCACCACCTGAGGCAGTGCCACCACCCCCTGCCGTGGCACCTCCACCACCTCCAGAGCCCACTCTGCCCTCCCCCATCACGCCAGCACCTCCAGACTTCATCCCGCCGGCCCCACCGCTCAGCAAGGCTCCTGCGCCCTTCAGCAATGGCATCTCCAAGTGGAAGTCTGAGACAGTGCTGAACACGAGGCAGGTGGATGATGAGGGGCCGCTCTGTCCTGCTGAGACCAAGGTGCCGG GCCCCAGCGCAGAGGAAAGCCCACAGCCCCCTAAGCAGTGCCCTGAGCCCCACCTCACCTTCCCCAGGTCCTTCAAGGTGCCCCCGCCTGCCCCGACCCGGTCCTCCTCCATCCCCATGCAGGACAGCCAGCCCTCCCACATCGAGCCCTTCACCCGGCAGCCCCACGCACGGCCGCCCCTCCCGCCCTGCTTCACCATCAGACCCGCAGCCAAAGTTCATGGAGGAGAAGCCAAGGAAAGAAATCCGCCTTTAAGACAGCCCGTCACCAAGGCAGCCCCTCCTCCACTGAGCCCCAAGCCGGGCGTTGTGCTCAGCAGCCGGACCTCAGTGCCCAACTCAGAGCCAAAGAACCTCCAGCCAAAAACAGACACCAGAGACTCTCCTCCAAAATCTGAAGTTATCACTGCAAACGACCTGGAGCTGCCCCCTCCGGACTATCCACTCTGTGAGGACAATTGGAAGGATCCCAGCAGCCTGAGCCAGCTGCAGCACGAGCTGTCGGCCCTGCTGCGCTCCCCCAGGAGGGATGAGAGGCAGCCAGAAGGGCCAGCAGCCCCCCAGCCCATAAATGGCAGCACCAACCATACTGGTAGCCATGGGTCTGATGGAGCCAGGCTTGTTGGAAAAGCTTTGTCATCACCtacaggagaggagagagagaggagagaggggCCTGGGAGCAGCCCCAGTACCGTGGGGGGACACCCTGGTGCAGCACAACCAGCTGTGGAGAGCAGCCCcactgcacagccccacagcgTGAAGAAGATCAGGAGTGAGCTGGAGGCTGTGTTCTCcctgaagaaggaaaggaagccAGCCCTGGGGCTCGGTGGTGAGAAGCAGAGCCCTGAGGATGGTGGCAGTGCCTCACGTTCAGGGTTGAGCCCTCCTGATCCGAGTGACACCGTGCTGCCAAAACCAGCCCTGAGCTCactgccagccccagcagctgctgcagttgtggagaagaaaacagaacaagagaAGCATCCTGCTCCCATCGTCCCTGCTGCTGACAAGGCCATGGAGAGCTCAAcccctgctccctgctcccctGACAGCAGTGTGAGCCCCCCAGGCCCACCTCAGAGAGCAGTGGAAGAGGCGCCAGCTCCCCCGATCCCATCGCCCCCCATTTCCCCAGCACCACAGCCCAACACCAACATCTTCCAGTACAAAGTGCACCGGGCCGGGGCTGGTGAAGCTGAGCCTGCATGCCCCCCGAGTTTGGCCAGCAGCCCCCCGGAAGTCCTGggcacagggcaggaggaggtgcTGATCCACCCGGTGACAGGAGAGCGGGTAGAGCGGGGCTCTCccatggcactgctgctggcagcccgGCAGCGGGCACAGCGGGGCCGCCAGGGCAGCGATGCGGGGGGTCTGCCAAGAGCCAGGCCACACACCAAATTTGGCAGCAGCGCATCGGAAACCACCTCCAGCACCACCTTCTACCGCCACGAATCCAAGCCCTACTCCTTCACCGTGGTGCCCCGGCCCTCGGCAGCACAGAGCAAGCCGCTGTCCTTCTCCAGTTCCTCAGAGCAGGGCCAGGCCGTGGGCAATGGGCAGCACCCCGGGGAGCAGCGGGCTGCAGCCTCAAGCCTGCTGCGGGGTCTGCTGGAGCAGGGACAGCCAAAGAACCCCAACCCTCCCCGCCATGCCAtgtctggagaggaggaggagaatggGGAGGCAGTGCTGGACTACACCATCATCCCCCCGCCCCCCGAGTTCAGCAATGAGGCGGATGAGGTTGGTGGGATCCCGCAGAGCCGTGAAGAGAACCACAAGTGCTCCAGCTTCCCTGAGTGCAGCCGTGGCTCTGACGCACCGCGGTACTTCAGGTGGCCTGGCTACGGCCGTAGTTACGGCTATGGGAGCAGCCAGGAGCCCTCGGAGCACAGCAGGAGGAATGGTGACCTGGCACCTCCGCGCCCAGATTACAGCAGCACCGCCGGTTACCTCAGCCAAGGGCCGAGTAGCCGCCCACTGATCAAAAAGCGGCTCTACGTCTCCGAGCCTGAACACTCCTACCCCAGATCAGCTGCCCGGGGCACGGGGCTCACATCCTATGGCTCTGGGGCGTACAGCTCCTCAGCTGGGGATGCGGCCCGCCGCCTCAGCTCTGCCCACTGGAACGGCCCTGGTAGCGCGCAGGGTAGGCGCACCTCCATCGATTCAGCTGGGAAAGCTGGGCCGTACGGCGGGGCTGACGCCAAGTACAAGGGGCAGAATGGGGACTTCTTAGTAGCTGGCAG acCTGCCCACGGCAGCTCACAGTATGGTGGACCCACCAACACCTTCACGGTCAGACCCGGGGCACGGCAGCCCATCTCCTACACCTACCAGAGTGGGCACCGATAG